A single genomic interval of Xiphophorus couchianus chromosome 2, X_couchianus-1.0, whole genome shotgun sequence harbors:
- the fkbp4 gene encoding peptidyl-prolyl cis-trans isomerase FKBP4 codes for MTAEEQNSEGQNTMPMEGEDITPKKDGGVLKLVKREGTGTDFPMTGDKVFVHYVGTLLDGTHFDSSRDRGEKFSFELGKGQVIKAWDIGVATMRVGELCQLICKPEYAYGSAGSPPKIPPKATLVFEVELFEFRGEDITEEEDGGIIRRIITKGEGYSKPNEGAVVEVFVQGTCDGRVFDERELKFEIGDGESFSLPSGVEKAIMAMEQGEEALFIMKPKYGFGGDGNEKYCIPGGATLQYKIKLTAFEKAKESWEMNTMEKLEQSGIVKEKGTQCFKNGKYKQASVQYKKIVAWLEHESGLSDEDEKKAKTLRLAAHLNLAMCFLKMHEPNKAFESCDKALEMDSTNEKALFRRGEALFNMNEFEKAKDDFQRVVQLYPSNKAAKSQVVLCQKRIKEQHEKDKRIYANMFQKFAERDSKKEAEKVKPESKENGEEAMEVENGEKETQ; via the exons atgactgcagaggagcagaaCAGCGAGGGACAAAACACCATGCCCATGGAGGGAGAAGACATCACACCAAAGAAAGATGGAGGTGTTTTAAAG CTGGTGAAACGGGAAGGCACAGGCACAGACTTCCCTATGACTGGTGATAAAGTGTTTGTCCATTATGTGGGCACTCTCTTGGACGGGACACATTTTGACTCGAGCAGGGACAGAGGAGAGAAATTTTCCTTTGAGCTGGGCAAAG GTCAAGTAATTAAGGCATGGGATATTGGCGTGGCTACAATGAGAGTGGGAGAGCTGTGTCAGCTCATCTGCAAGCCAGAGTATGCTTATGGATCCGCAGGCAGCCCACCCAAAATACCTCCCAAAGCCACTCTTGTTTTTGAG GTGGAACTGTTTGAATTTCGTGGGGAAGACATAACTGAGGAAGAAGATGGAGGAATCATTCGGCGTATCATCACTAAAGGAGAGGGTTATTCCAAGCCCAATGAAGGAGCTGTGGTGGAAG tcttTGTTCAAGGTACCTGCGATGGACGCGTTTTTGATGAAAGGGAGCTGAAATTTGAGATTGGGGATGGAGAGAGTTTTAGCTTGCCCAGCGGTGTGGAGAAAGCCATCATGGCCATGGAGCAGGGAGAAGAGGCACTCTTCATTATGAAACCTAA atATGGCTTTGGAGGTGATGGAAATGAAAAGTATTGTATTCCTGGTGGCGCAACGTTGCAATACAAGATTAAGCTAACAGCCTTTGAAAAG GCTAAGGAATCATGGGAAATGAACACAATGGAAAAGCTGGAGCAAAGCGGTATTGTCAAGGAGAAAGGAACACAGTGTTTTAAG AATGGGAAATACAAACAGGCATCTGTGCAGTACAAAAAGATTGTTGCTTGGCTAGAGCATGAGTCTGGCTTGTCGGATGAGGATGAAAAGAAGGCAAAAACCCTGCGACTGGCTGCACATCTGAACTTGGCCATGTGCTTCCTTAAAATGCATGAGCCAAACAAAGCCTTTGAAAGTTGTGACAAG GCCCTGGAAATGGATTCTACAAACGAGAAGGCTTTGTTCCGACGGGGAGAGGCGCTGTTCAATATGAATGAATTTGAGAAGGCAAAAGATGATTTCCAGCGAGTCGTTCAGCTCTATCCTTCCAACAAAGCCGCAAAAAGTCAG GTGGTCCTGTGTCAGAAACGCATTAAGGAGCAGCACGAAAAGGACAAACGCATCTATGCTAACATGTTCCAGAAATTTGCAGAAAGGGATTCAAAG AAAGAAGCAGAGAAGGTGAAACCTGAGAGCAAGGAGAACGGCGAAGAGGCAATGGAGGTTGAAAATGGGGAAAAGGAAACTCAGTGA